One window from the genome of Macrobrachium rosenbergii isolate ZJJX-2024 chromosome 2, ASM4041242v1, whole genome shotgun sequence encodes:
- the LOC136842718 gene encoding uncharacterized protein, whose translation MVRNGNEHIGNEPSENEPSVNEPTENEPIENEPTENEPTENEPTENEATENEPTENELIENEPIENEPVQNEQIENEHTENEPTENEPIENGPTENEPIENEPIENEPTENEPMRTKPLRMNP comes from the coding sequence ATGGTGAGGAATGGGAATGAGCACATTGGGAATGAACCCAGTGAGAATGAACCTAGTGTGAATGAACCCACTGAGAATGAACCCATTGAGAATGAACCCACTGAGAATGAACCCACTGAAAATGAACCCACTGAGAACGAAGCCACTGAGAATGAACCCACTGAGAATGAACTCATCGAAAATGAACCCATCGAGAATGAACCCGTCCAGAACGAACAAATTGAGAACGAACACACTGAGAATGAACCCACTGAGAATGAACCCATAGAGAATGGACCCACTGAGAATGAACCCATAGAGAATGAACCCATAGAGAATGAACCCACTGAGAATGAACCCATGAGAACGAAGCCACTGAGAATGAACCCATGA